The DNA region ttgaatttttattacgagttcatgcaatgcaaatcgtatcaaggtatgcaataccgcgagtaaacctttcggaataagaaagtatcgccttcaaaagttaaaagccttggcaattctagtggccactagaaaccaagcctcgtcgaaaaatcggctaaggtatataacaacgaaagttgggaacaactaaaaacaacgaatgaacttaagatgatatccatttaaagtagaaaaaagggggcgatgcccatacatgatttggaatgaaaataaaacagggcaatgcccaaagaaaaatttcaacttcgtaaaataaaaacaaattcaagccaggttctcgttgttggcgttgttgccctggcttgtcccagcttgaggatcttccttcccttgatcctcattcctgtgctgctcattcccatcctcgccatcttcctcaggctcactctcatcattgaattggggaaggagatcgaggctaatgtcatcatcaccaactacttgaccatccttgatctccttcagccacccaatgcgggaaagatcaaagcccggctcaactacactgatctgctctttggccgccagaaagccttgagcatattggagagaagcacgccctaggatggaagcattcaggcgatcatgtttcttctccaacttttgatatttggcttgaatggcagtgtgcttgtcatttatggcttctttaagagacttggtcttttgaagaagcaggtccgaagcagccaagtcttcagttaatttagcacacttctcctcagcagatttcagcttgttgttggcggtctcagcatcagttttagcccgttcataggctgtcttgtaatcagctgccttcttctcaaaacggtttttggctgagatcaactctttcacacactgagccattcccgctacagtactggcggcagacagtgcgtgatggatcgccatggaagcaatgttggggggaccctgaccggaaatgtccttgtgaatccggttgtcaaaagtacgggtcatgaattccagcccattgaagtgaggatccgacaagctcagcaaggggggaggagcttcgccaccaatggctgaactaggcccagcctggccaaatggagttgatgggcggttgatcagcgtgcttgaatcttgttgagggggcgggacattgtcatgtcccttctttttctcagcggggcgactttttgaatcaagagttgattggtggagaggcttaccaccagcagcacctgaagttttttgacgtttagggtccctgacgttgtcagaacccgaggtaccttcattcttcttcttctgctcagtttcggcggccctctttttcgccgccgcagcagactgggcgaggtactccttcatcttgagtgggttcgcgtcaaccttgccttttcccatcgtagctgtacggaaaacatcaattagacgagatacatgaacaaaaagaaaaagaagttacgtacaaagattataaacttactaaaaaattgatttaaagtgccggatttcgacgcctcaatcaagtcgtgaccggaaattactggtagtgtgcggaggtaatcggcgacgccttgttcagattcatccaaggcgtcgtatgaaacagatatttttcggcgagggttctttgtccagtaaaaagggaagagggggttattgtcagaatctcggaacaagttctttatttcgggcgactccacaactttaaagtatttcttctgccatactttgtaatggcttttaagggcggtaaaccgactcatgttcttacgggctaatagtggaacccatttcacagaagtaggtttagtggtgactgatttatagaaaaggaagaacaagggataggttggagtgaaactcaagtgttcacaaagaatttcaaagcagcggaggaaaccccaggcgttgggctggagttggcaaggcgccacattcagaaaagaaagaacgtgacatataaacggcgagaaaggaagtttaatgtttaaatctaagaagaagtagccataaacaaagaaaaaatcgggcgatccatcgtctggttctttacgcaacagaacacagtcatcttcgccacatgggaggacattcaacagatgatcttcattattcgaggtggcgggatctatcttcgtgaacccttgagcagaaattcgaagcgaactaatgctcccaacgctgctccagatagaatgcaacagacatttatcttcaactaaatgcacgtcagagcgccattcaggtgaagacaaatctccgttagaggagagaattgagtctacagagccggcgggaccggaatcatcatgggtagaaggcgaggaatgaatttcaattatagaaggggcgacaacttcctcctccgtggagggtgaagaaagttctagggaagaaaggctagcgtttggtaaagacatgcgaggcagtttcataaaaagaagatgaacagagttaaaagtaaaaagaagatgaacagagttaaaagaagaaagaagatgaacagagtcagaaaaaagaagtaaacgaagagtctcaagaaagagaaaaactaaccagagggagaaacgtgaatttgagaaaggagaacgtcggcgataggggagcaccgcgcaatgacgacggccggaggaagaaaaggttcaccggagttcaaagaagagaatgaaagctgcggtgaaaagggttttcagagcaaaagtgaaaaatgaaaagtgaaaaggggattttatagagagaaaggaagagagagaatgagtgggggaagatcgtgggatcgtgggatttgaaattcgaaaagttaggaagcgaaaagacattactcctcgagacgcgcaactgaagattgcatttataacaaatgatgacgaaatcccggaaaataaggatacgtgcgtcagttgaaaagacgtggttgacggttatgattaatggcgacatatctttgaaacggcaacaaaggtggcgaagcgtgaaaatggcgatgtaacaacgaaggtaaaatggcgatgaacgaataaacaatagaggcgaactactaggtaacatgatgaagacatttcaactctttactcgagtctcatgtcttgggggcatgtggactgggcgggacataaagaagattatgtcccgcccaaaatgaacaataaaccattgacgatagccaaggcgggaaaggcaacatgacgagcttcattgccctcccttaggtgatggacccacaagccagctggaagattcctttggatttgtcttatgtgtacggggatttgggccctgattgtcaggcccaaatataggaaagatccatatcatgaccaccccctctataaaaggggaggtcatccacttgtacgagaccaactttttcagcattaatgagaatattccttttatggtagttttgctattttagtgctctgctagggtttaccttttgtctttctcttacataagcttgccctagtacagaacacaaATTAATGTGGAAATTAAGTCAGGAATCTCCTAGAGTTTCTCTAATCACTTCATTGTGTTGGCTTGGCTGCATGTATCTCAAATTCACCAATGAAGTGTTTGAGGGAACTCTGGTGCATGCCTCTGACATCAACTGaggttgcatgatatgtatgtaTTTATGAGGTTCCTTCCTTtcctttttcttattttcaagTTGTCTTTGAAATTTGGATTTTGTCACTTACCAAGTTTGTTGTGTAGCATATAAAAAATGGTTTGTTCATTTAGCATATATATGCACATACATGAAGATGTGGAATTAATTGTAATCTATTTATGACAATcagtaatttaatttaatttgcaaATGACCTGATTAATTAGAGGCAACTTGAGATTGGCAAATTGCTCCAATCATATTAATTAGGCGAAGTAGCAAAGAGGTATTGATACAAAGTCAAAGAGGTATGCAATATATCATATCATCAGCTACCAATCTAAATCAGCCTTATGAAtcactttattatttttaaaattttccttcATTAAATAGATCCGTTATccttaattttatttctatcaAGATCATATGGGGTGAAAGTGTGAAACAGTTTCAATTATGAATCTCATTTTTATTTACCCTTATATTTTCTTCATAACACCGTTCAGTGGATTACATGACTAGACAGCCTATTGGAGAGACATATGCAGCCTATCTGAGTTTCCATCAGTCTCAGATTCTTAACTAAATTCCTTCATTTCAACTTGGTCTAAACTACTGAGATTGCTTAAACTATAGGAATGGCAACATGTTCTTGACCTGAGAATTGACCACTCAGGAAACATAACCaaacttctcaaaatatctagCATATAGTCAGTCATATACTCAAGTGGCATGTACCAAATCATGGAAGATCTTCAAATCCAGCTATTAATTCCTTTCGGTATACCAGGGAAATCTTTATCATCAACAATCACAAGATCCAGCTTTCCATTAATTTTGACATCCCCTGATCAGAACACTatatataacatgtttggatcggCTTTTCTTtattcagaatcaattctgaaattcaGAAGCTTCCGCAAAATTGATTCtcactttagaatcaattctacgTAGAAGGATTAAGGCTTAACAAACATACATGTAAACTAAaaggaaagaagaaagaaccCTCTTATAAATATATTGCACCATAAACCAATTAACTATTAGCTGCTTCATCAAAGGCTAATTTATCTGTAGACTGTATTACAGGCTATATATAACCAGCCTAGATTTCAGCTTCATGTGACAGTCATCACTAAAAAGTCAATCAGCAAAAACTAAAGtgttaaattaattatataaggTAGAAAATGAAACAAGAATGAACCTATCTGGTAACATCAGCAGCACCATGATGAAGTTTCCAAACCTTGATCACCATTCACCAGTGATTCCGAGAGTTCCCCCAAACACTTCAATAAGGACGAAGAAAAACTGAGTCCTTAATGAACTGTTGAGGGGAACTCTAGGAGCACCAAATGTCCAAAATTCTGCTTTTTGCTTCATTAGATTGGTAATATCACAAAAGGTTCACatgttaaatatattaaatgattACTTCAGTCAGCTAAGCTTCCGTGACATTTCATTATAAGtaatataatttattattattcaaGTGAACCTGGACTAGAAAGTGGGCTATATGGATGATTTTGAAGACAAGACAAGTGGCCAAAGTCAACagctttttttcaatttcttttccCTCTCCATCATTTTCCAGCTTCTTTTTCAGGATAAGTACTCCCTTTTTAAATGAATCTTGTATATACTCCATATTCAGGAGTATATGTAAACATGGACACAGAAAAGCTTCACAATTCCAGAGGCCACTAAAAAATTCTCCCCAAAACCGCCAGACAAAATGCAACAATAACATGGACCACTTTTTCTTGGGCATCGATCTTCCACATCTGGTAGTTCATTGTGGGGTTGCTTACAGCAGCAACATGGTAATGAATGTGTTTAGGTATAACTGGAATATTATGTCAAAAGGAATTTGTAACGGCTACCACTGAAATGTACTGTTCCTTGTTCACAAAATCATATTGAAAACATTTATATTTTTGTCAATGCTTAAGTGGCATCCAATGAAGGCCACATAAGCACACTCCATTAGATTTTGGACGTCCGGCTAATAGAAGGGTTTGATTTTCGCACGTCATAAAATTCAAGGAACAATGTCACTCCTATTAAACATGAGAGATCCAAATTGCATAATCGCAATAGATGAAGGACTAAAACTTCAATTAAGTCTATGTTCTTTCGAGTGCTCGTAAGAATTGCACTGCTCTCCGGGTGTAGAAGCAAACTCTGCTGAGATGAGCTTGGTCTCACTCCATATCAAGACTTTACTTCTGGTGACAGAATGTTACATACTTACATTCCATCGCAAAAGAACTCGTACATTGATACTGAATAAAGTTAAGCTTTCTTGAAAcaattgtttgaagtttgaacaatACATCAGTTGctagaaaaagtgaaaaaccaGTACATCAGTTTAGATCTGTAAATATATACCCACAAAAAATACTCCTTTACTAAAAGAAAGTCAATACAAGACTCTTGATCAAAATATATATCCCTCTTTTGTATCTACGACCACAAATAAGATATAATGGTGAGTAAAGAAAGCCTGCAATGTCATCCAAGCATACTTTTTACTCTATTCGTCTTTACCTCCTTGAAGTAAAGATTGCATAAAATCACCTTCTCCACTGAGGCTGCATCATCTTGTCTGAAATTGATAGTATACATAGAACACAGTGAGTAATGGAAACAGTAAAGCGCAAATAACAGAGGACACTAATATTTGATGTGTATAAAATCCACATGTCTTATGCTTGATTAATCATGCATAATAGAATTCCTTTTGATGAAGACCATGACACTTATTGCTAATTTTAAAAGAATTCTTTATTTATGCATACAGAATTATTGTGTTTTCTAGAACATTATAGTCTTTTACGAAAATTTAAGTTACCAAAATTCTGGTGAAGAAACCCCCAGACCTTGCTGCACTAACTGTTTCAGTGGAAACTTTTGCTACAAACCTCATATTACACAAATCTGGTGTCTGTAGATAGCAACGAAGCCCTTTTACCACTATGTGGGATTGGCTACATGGATCAGGTGACACCATAATGTATTTCATGAAATAAGTTCAAAGATAGACCATTTAACTCTACATCTCTCTTAATTTGGCCTAAACTTTTCCTTGGTCTTCCGCTACCTCTAACAATTGACTATCTTCCATTTTATCAATTCTCCTTGTGCTTTTAGGAGTTTTCTCCACACAAGACCAAACGACCTTAGACATATTCTTACAGCTTTCACAAGGACATTGAAGCCTATTTCAGGCACTAGGACTGCACCACAGTCAACTTTAAGCCCTTATCATTTTTACTTGGTATTGGATGCGCATAAAAAACATATCCAAGAGTAAGTGCCACAAGGCACGCCTTTTGCGGGTGATATAGTCCTAAATGCACAgttgagagaagaaaaaaataataagctAGGGTCTTAGACAAACTTTGGAAGCATGTAATTTTTCTTTCAAGTTGAAGTAAACTGAAGTGCAAAGGAGAAACACTGGCTATAGCTAAGAGTTAAAAATTAGAAACCATACAAAATCACAAGTCAGACGGTTTAAGTATCATGGGTTAGTTAGGTCCAGTATACAAAACGAtgagaaaatgaagaaagatgTGATCCACAGGATTCAAGGAAGATAGATGGGTTGTTCAAGTGTTATTTGTGATAGAAGTATCAATCAagctaagaaaaaaaatattaccatAGTTATAAGACAAGTGAAGTGATGTTTTACCAGATCGAATATTGGGCAGCAAACAACCAACAAGAAGTAAAATTAATGCTAAAAAGATGAGAGTGTTGTCGTGGATATGTGCGCACACAAGATAAGATTGGATTaacaataaatttattaaagctGAGTTGGGGTAGCAACTATTGTAGAAAAGATGATAGAATATTGCCTTATGTTGCTTGGGCATGTAAGACCAGTAGAAGTTCTAATAAGGTACAGGGGTCAGGTGAATAGTTTTCCTATAGGGCCAAAACATTAAGAAGGCCAAAACATGATTTATTATACGGTACTTTATTTTATCCTTTATTACTTTAGCAATTTAATACACGGTTGAAATTAATCAACATCATTCCAAAGAGACTTAGAAGAGATTGGCAATCAAGCATAGAGTAAGAAAGCAATATGTACAGCACATTCATTATAAATATACAAAACACAATTAACTTTTGTGGAGggaaacatttttttaataaaagcaaataCATTATtcttttcaaattaaattttgtGGAGGACaaacattttttaataaaagcaaataCATTATTCTTTTCAAGCATGTGACGTTAGTAGTCTAGCGAGGTCTAGTAGTAAACTAGAAAAAATCATTCATCAGAACAGCAAAATTTTCCTAACCATAATACACATGAGCATGTCAATTGATACTGGTGTCTATGCACGCCAGACCTTTAACCAATCAAACAATGAAAAAGGTCAAAAATCCATAATGCTTACCAGTTCCGTCCCTTGAAGAAGACAGAGATCTATCAGTCCTTATCACCCCTCTTCCGCCCATGGAAATTAGTTCTGCTCTTGGGGAAAATGAACCTGACTTACTATTAAAGGAAGATGAAAGTGAATGCCGCCTGGTCATACTATTTTTGTCAGCCAAATCAGTAGCAAATCTTGGGGAGCCTTGTCCTCTTAGCCTAGCTTTAGCAGATTCAGTAGGAGCCATATAACTGGGCAGTCTTGGAGTGTTATGCAACTCATTATCCTTATCATTAAAATTGGCAGGTAATGAGGCCCTTCTTTGGTAATTGTTGCTGATAATTTTGTCACCATCATTCAAGTCTTCATTAACTCCTTGAATTTTATCATCTCCGCCATTCTGCACACTAGTCTGCAAGACAGTAATAGGAGCCTTAAGTGGTTCATTATtattctcttcttttgcttGCTGTTCAAGACTTTTGTCAGACCCAGACTCTTTTGACTTTGGCGCTGTCGAATCTTTCACTTTCTCTGAAGAGGCATTTGGACCCTGCTCTGAAAGATCAGTAACAATATGATCTGAAATTTTCCTAGTGGTGGTCTGTTTTCTTTTCTCATTAACAGCCTCAGGCCTGTCCGAACCATTTTGCATGCGAGATTTCTTAAGACTAGTTTTATCAATTTCCTTATGTGGTTGTTCCTGAGATGGAGGCACCGAGTGGTTTGCAATTGCATCCTTCTTTGGACGCTGTTTAAATTTGTTAGAACCTGAAATTGAGCTATCTTCAGCTTTCGCAGCAGGAGATTTCCGGGTATTTCTTTTAACTTGTCCCTTCTCAACTGTTTGACcacttctatttttttctttagacACTGAGTCAAGTTTCTTCTCTAACTTAGGAAGAGGTTTCCAAAAGTGTGACCTTGTCCAGCGGTCAAGCCACTTCCAAGCCAAGTTAGGTTCTCCAAGATCACCATTGAGGGATAGAGGAAGTACATTGGAAGATGAAGCCAAAAGCTGAAATGGATAACACATTTAATGAGATAACTTAGTTTCAAAACAAAAGGAacaaaaaagaaacaataaaagaaaaaacaccAGTTTTTTGCAACCACTGTTATAACATTCATCTTAATAAATCATGAGTAGAAGGCTAAATGAGCAAAACAAGGCTAAGCCTTATCAACTTACAATCAACACTCACAATACGAGGTTCATTGGTTCAGGACCAAAATAATTTGTCACTCAACACTAACAATTACTGGAACAATTGGTACACATTAACGTCATTCTCCACAATGCAGGCAGTTCAAGAATAAATTGGATACTACATGATGGAGAAACGTCAATTGAAACATACAGTGAATATAAATTGTGGTGTAGATCAAGATCATGAACATAGAAATATaacaaaagcaagttgaagaCATATAATGTGAGAGGATTTCAGGAGTCCAAAATTCAATAGTCAAGAAGATTTTGAGACTGGGAaaatagcttaattaagcgGTTATAGTTATCAAataagcacttattcataagttTGTGAGGGAAGCATATTGACACAAGTTTTAAGGAGTTTATAGGTAGGTATAAACGttttttcataagctaatttgagaagcTTATCAAAATAGTTTGTAGGTAGGTCATAAGCTAATTCCAAAACTTAACCAAGCACCTGCTTACGagcttatgctataagataagtttaaataagctcttccaaatgcACCTATCCTCAAGCTCACAAAATAGGGGGGAAGAACCCTTCCATGGAAAGTAAAATTACCAACGGATAATAATATCTTGgagttttaatttaaataagtcATATTTCAGAAGTAcctaaaagaaactaaatctatgaACATTAATTAAAAGTACCTACCTTCTGGATAAAGACACTGTCTGACAGCTTCTCTGCTTGTGTAGATGTAACTAGCCCAGTGGAATTTGAACATTGAGTATCCTGGCAAAAAAAAGTTGAAGCAACGGTTAGTGAAGCAAATGAAGGGCAGggagcatggaattgatgacaTTCATCTTTTCATCCACGCCATGGAATATGTTCTACAAATCACTAGAAGAGGCCAAATGAATGATAGAAAACCCCTTTTAATACTGACTAAATAAGAAACCTCCACATTTCCGCCTAGAAGGTCAGGAAGAATAATGCCCAGATCATTGTACTGGCTgaattaatcaaataacttttaCCTTTCGAATTTTCAGGACTGCAAGCCCAAAATCAGAACGCCTAACATTGTAACCGCGAGCCAATGCTTGAAATTTAACAATTCCTTTCACACAATATAATGCAGAAACAGCTTGCCTTCTAACCAGGTGGCCACGGATAAGAGCTTGCAGTTGTGTGATAGCTCTGAGTGTTTGAAATGCTCGACGAGCCTTCAATGAAAAACAGCAAGAATCACTTTAAGcgtttattaattatatatagagAAACTTCCTCATAAATAACCAATGCTTAGGAAGTTTGCATGTGATAGCTTACACACTGAGAATCAATGGGTACAGCAATTCTTGATCAAATAAATAATGATACAGTATGATTTCAAACAAAAATGCATAAACTGGACAGATTAAAGCTATAACAGTAAACGAAATGCCCACATTGTCATTCTATTCTATTACTGAATATTTAAAACATTGAAAGTAAGATAACTGTGGTTGTATAACACATCGGTATCTATTAACATTTCCAGTGCATTGATATATCGAATGCCAATGATGTCTTCCAAATAATTATAACCAAGTTATATCAGCTGGTATAGCAGAATTGTATCAGGGAGTAATTACCTGATAGCCTCTACAGGCAGCCTGAAGTTTTATAGCTGCTTCTGTAAGCTGGAGTTTCTCGAGATCCTCTTTAGTTTCCACATTAGCAATAGGCTGAGCATGAGCCTCTTTATCTCCATTTGAAAGAACATCCCTGTCATTCGATGGCCTGCTAACTACTTCCTTTTCTGAAACCACTCCTTGAGTAGCATTAGTTCCAGATAGAGGTGCGGATATGATCAAAGAATCCACAGTTTGAGCCGACACGGACACCTCAGAAGACCCCAGCACATCCTTGTTACTTGAAGGTTTCTTTgtacataaataaattaaaacaaaagttACAACTTGTCTAAGTACTCACAACCTAAAGGCAACAATATTGACATTTTCTCTGCCTTCCCTAACAAATCATTAACACAAATGGGTATCAAACATGAAAAAACTTACAAAAATATCATCATTCTTTGATGAATTAGACTTGGATGATGATTTCTTCTTCCCCAAGAGTAAGTTCTTGAACCATTTCCCAGGACTTCGTCCTTTCCCCATAACAGCAAAGATCAATGTTTTACAAAGCACAAAACTCAAGCATCAAAATctgcaaaaaaaaacatatacaaTTGACCCTCAATTACAAGCTAATTAGATGTTAAACAAGATTAAACAAGCAAACATAAAACTTAATTTAAGAAACCCCATAAAGTAACAGCCCAACAAATATTCATTCATTCTCAAGTAAGATAATGGACATGTGGGCAAGTCATGCGGAGAAAAATACCATAAAAGAGTTGAAGACTCCAAAACCAAAACCATACCCCACTACTCACTACCTAATTTCCAATAGGGACAgacaagaacaagaacaaaaaCTAGAAGTCAAAAGGAAGCCCTAGAATTGCAATTAATTCTAAACAGCACCAAACATGAGTCAACTTCACACACCTTCCTTAAATAACACATTAATATTTAACAAAAACCAaacctaataaaaaaaaaaacaaaacccagTGAAGAAAACACAGAATACAACAGATTCATGCCAGTAAttacagaagaagaa from Lotus japonicus ecotype B-129 chromosome 2, LjGifu_v1.2 includes:
- the LOC130739862 gene encoding protein IQ-DOMAIN 29-like; the encoded protein is MGKGRSPGKWFKNLLLGKKKSSSKSNSSKNDDIFKPSSNKDVLGSSEVSVSAQTVDSLIISAPLSGTNATQGVVSEKEVVSRPSNDRDVLSNGDKEAHAQPIANVETKEDLEKLQLTEAAIKLQAACRGYQARRAFQTLRAITQLQALIRGHLVRRQAVSALYCVKGIVKFQALARGYNVRRSDFGLAVLKIRKDTQCSNSTGLVTSTQAEKLSDSVFIQKLLASSSNVLPLSLNGDLGEPNLAWKWLDRWTRSHFWKPLPKLEKKLDSVSKEKNRSGQTVEKGQVKRNTRKSPAAKAEDSSISGSNKFKQRPKKDAIANHSVPPSQEQPHKEIDKTSLKKSRMQNGSDRPEAVNEKRKQTTTRKISDHIVTDLSEQGPNASSEKVKDSTAPKSKESGSDKSLEQQAKEENNNEPLKAPITVLQTSVQNGGDDKIQGVNEDLNDGDKIISNNYQRRASLPANFNDKDNELHNTPRLPSYMAPTESAKARLRGQGSPRFATDLADKNSMTRRHSLSSSFNSKSGSFSPRAELISMGGRGVIRTDRSLSSSRDGTDKMMQPQWRR